One bacterium genomic window, TCCGAAGTGCTCGTGTTACTGAGCCGGGCTGGACTTCACGCCGAATCGATTCCCCTGCTTGACATAAATGAAATGCAGAAGCTGATGGCGGATATGGCGAATCCCGATTTGATTCTGTAGTAAAACGACTGCACATTCTTGTCAACGGGTTTGGGGCGCACCCGTGTGTGCGCCCATTTTCTATGTCAACAAATGAAGTTCAGTTATGAGTTTGCATGCTTGGCTGCCCATCGTGTTGCTGGTCGGTTCGAATATCTTTATGACGTTCGCATGGTACGGTCACCTTCGTTTCAAGTCCGCGCCGTTGCTGGTAGCGGTGTTGGCGAGTTGGGGCATCGCGTTGTTCGAGTATATGCTGCAAGTCCCGGCGAACCGGATGGGACACGGGTACTACACGGCGGCACAACTGAAAACGATACAGGAAATCATTACGTTGTCGGTCTTTGCTGTGTTTTCAACGCTGTATTTACATGAACCGATGCGATGGAATATTTTGGTCGGATTTGGTTTTATGTTGTTGGCAGGGTTCTTTATCTTTCACAAGTGGTAACTTTCAACCGGTTTTTCGGTCTTTACGATAGCCGCACGATTTTATAAGTATCGCACGCAATCATGGCGTTCAAACGATAATCGCGTGGACTAAAGTCCACGGCTACCATGAAAAACCAAACAGGTGGTACAATGGCGACGAAAAAACGAATTTTGTCGGG contains:
- a CDS encoding DMT family protein; its protein translation is MSLHAWLPIVLLVGSNIFMTFAWYGHLRFKSAPLLVAVLASWGIALFEYMLQVPANRMGHGYYTAAQLKTIQEIITLSVFAVFSTLYLHEPMRWNILVGFGFMLLAGFFIFHKW